The Panicum virgatum strain AP13 chromosome 3N, P.virgatum_v5, whole genome shotgun sequence genome includes the window ACCCCTTGGTAATGAGAAGCTACCTGATACTTATCACTTATCAGATCAATGATTCAATGGTAATGAGAAACAAAAATCATATACACGCTGCAAGGCTTCATTTGTGCTGAACAAACCAAATGCAAATTTCCTCATTTTTGTTAATTCACTTCATTAATTAGTTCATCTCGCAGAGATAAACCATCGAGCACATGGTCTGCATCCCAAGCACGTGCAGCATAAAGAAGAAATCAAGAAAGATGAAAATGGCGACCTAGTAGATGCAGACCGTAGGTATTGATTCATAAACTGTGATTGCCATCATATATCATACGGATACCTAAATTGCAGAAATTGATTACACAAAGAGGGCAACTGATGATGGATCACAGATATTACCTGTTTATGCTAACACAATTGGTTTATCAATTTTCATGGCAGCTCTACATTAATGGGATTGAAATAGATCGATGTTTCTACATTATGGAAAGAGAGCACGGTTGCTCCTAGACAATAAAATAGGGCCCAAGAGCAATACCTCTCATATTTCACCCAAAGATGGTGTCTTTATGATTCATATCTGATGAGGGGCCATGGAACAGCAAGGGATGTCCTAACACTGAGAAAAGAAGTAGGTTTCCATGCCTTCCGCAAGAACCTGCTGTAAACAGAGGGTTAGAGATCAACTGGACTGAACTAAAAATGGTGAGAACCAAGGGGAAAACGTGAAAGGGAAACTCACCGGATCACACAACAAAGGCACCGTCTTTTAGACCCAGGGCAAGTAGGCCTAGGGGAAGTTTGGAGCCATGGAACCTGTGATGGGCGTGGGATCCAATATTGTCATTCGCGGAGGACTGCAGGGATGGAGTGGGATGGGCAAGGGCACGAGATCTGCCATGGCGCttgcggaaggcggcggcggccttggagTTGGGGTTAGGGTTGCAGCGCACAGTCGGGGATGGCAGATCGACGGCTGGGGCAGCTGCGACGCCAGGACTGAGAAGTGAAGACGCCGACGCAGGAAAGGAGCAGCGGACGATGAAGGGGACGGAGCGGACCGGGGCAGCGGCGATGCGGATCGGGATGGGAAGGGCGGATTCAGATGGGGCCTCCGGATGCCTGCTGCCGTCGCCGCACCTCAGGACCGGGATCTGCGGCGAGAGGCGGAGCACGGCGTGGGCCGCGACGGCCGCGGAGACCGACCACCAGGGAAGTCCGGCTCACAGAATCACGCAAGCTGCAGGGGATCAGGGTGAACCAGGCCCAGAGCTTATTGATAGGCCCAACAACCGCATGCCGGCCCGTAAAGCCCACTCCGTGGCCCAGCCTCACCACctgccctatatatatatatcgtaaCCCTCACCACCTGCACTTCGTCTCGCCCTCTTCTCCCGGCGGCGCTCTTGGGCTCTAGCTCCTCCtatccggcggcgcgcgcgcatcGACGGATCCCACCTTCCAGCCCATAAGGCGGCGGCGAGACCCGAGGTGAGCGGCCGATCCTCCTCCCCGCCCTCGTGTGACGGATCCACGGATTCTTCGCTTGTGCGCGTGCGCCGTCGTAGCTGAGGCGGCGGGCTACTCGGGAGAGGCGTTTGGTTCAGGAGTTGTCGTTGTGAGATCACACCTGCGGGCGCTAGGCTGGTGGGGTTCTTCTGGTGGGATCCCTCGCCTTAGCGTTTGTCGCGGTTTCTGCAGCGCGGCCTGAATTTGCGAGCCGGTCCCGGATTTATTTGGCGCTAATCGCTGAAGTGCTGCTAGGTCACACTGCTTGTTTGACGCTGTATTGTTTGTCGGTCACACGAGACTGGAGCTTATGTAGTGTTGATTGACTAGTGCTCCCATTTCATCCCTGTGTAGCACGTCTCTGGCTATTCGCGGTTATCTAGTTATCAGTAGTTTGGGATGCCACTGCCCAGACAGTGTAGCGGTCTCTAAAGCTTTTGCTTTGTTGAACCCACCAGATTGGCTAATTAACAGTCGCACCACTAAAACAGCTGCTGTCTGAATTACATTTTTGGAACAAACACCACTATATTCCAGTTTCTTACTGTTTGCTTTGTTTGCCGAACATAATTGGAACTcctggattttttttaaatttgttaGTTCTGGTTGGGTCTTGTGCACTAATTTGCACCCAATTCTATGTGCTAGTGTTGCATGTATGCTAGGTGAGCCTGGCCTATTGGTGTAGATGCGCCCACGTGTCTAAGTTACCCTTTTTGAAACAGACAACATCTTAGTTTTCCTACTGCTCATATTTTGGCTAGATCAAAATGGGAATGTTAAAATGTTTGCTCTTTTTCAAAGATGTAGCCTGGGATTACTAATCTGGTTAAAGTAAAGCTCAAATGTGTCTCTGTTGCATGTCAACTGGATGAATTTGACCTATTGGTGAAgatatgatttatttttttatttgcacTAAATCTTACAGACCCTTTCTTtgtattttctatttctttgtgTTGTTTGGTTGCTGTGCTCTGCTCACTGCCATTTGTTTTGTATCAGAAATTTTTTGCTCTGCTATTGCTCTGCTAGTAATCTTGTTTCAACTATTCTCCTTCAGGGTAACTTTGTTTATCTATCTCACAGGTAAGGGCGTGATGGTGTCTGGCTCCGGCGTGTGCGCCAAGCGCATCGTGGTTGACGCACGCCACCACATGCTCGGCCGCCTCTCCTCGATTATCGCCAAGGAGTTGCTCAACGGCCAGAAGGTCGTGGTGGTCCGCTGCGAGGAGATCTGCATGTCCGGTGGCCTCGTCCGCCAGAAGATGAAGTACCTCCGCTTCCTCCGCAAGAGGATGAACACCAAGCCGTCCCACGGGCCCATCCACTTCCGCGCCCCCGCCAAGATCCTGTGGCGCACCATCCGCGGGTACGCGAGCATCACTGGATACGTTTGGTTCCTGCTTTGTTTTGCCCATTTTGCGATTTCGTTGGTGAGATTTTCCTGCTTGTTATGGCTTTTCCAGTATGATTCCGCACAAGACCAAGAGGGGAGAGGCTGCACTCGCGAGGCTCAAGACGTACGAGGGTGTCCCGCCGCCGTACGACAGGACCAAGCGTATGGTCATCCCTGACGCGCTCAAGTATGTTTTCAATCGTTTTTGAGATTACGTCTTAATTATTGATTTGCCTTTGTGATCCGCGTCTGATGGTATTTTCTCGGTGTGTTTTGTAGGGTTCTGAGGCTGCAGCCTGGGCACAAGTACTGCCTCCTTGGCGAGCTCTCCAAAGAGGTCGGATGGAACTACCACGACACCATCAGGGTAAGCACCCCCTCTTTATTGTTCTTATGTGACTTTGTTTGCATGGAGACATCACATGCTCATTACTGAATGAAACTGACTATAGGGAGACCTGTTCAAATTGTTACATCTAGCATTGTGTACAAGTAATGTGATGCTTGCTAATTCTAGTGGTACTAGAAGTTTTGCTATTGATGCTTGAATGTTGATATTTCTGAAATGTCATGGTTCTGGATAATGAAGAAAATCAATCGGATTCCCATTGATTCTTCAATATGATTTTAACAACCAGCTACTTCTGACAAGATCATGCCATTTCAGAACATGTTCGCCTTTATTTTGACAATGCTATAATTTAGCTGATGCTTGTGTGCTTTTTATGATTATACATCCAGTTTTTATGATATACTTGACTCAAGTCTTGCGACTTGGTCACAATAATCTAACTGCCTAGATTTAGTATAGTACTTTCAGGTTGTATTGTATGATTATTTAAAGGCTCCATCATTTTTATGTAATTTGCACCTGTTTTGTGATGAGCCGGTGATGTGATCAAAATATTTGCTACTCTTGATGGGTGCCCCCATTTGATGATCCTAAACCACCAAGATCTCTGAGGCCATTACTTTTTTTTGTGGCATCTTCATTGTATTGTTGAGTTTCTGTTAGCTGGAATTTGATATCACATCTTTGTTTTTACGTTGAGTATGTTTTTTTGTAAGGTTTGCTTTTATAGCTCTTTTGATATGCCCATTGTTATTTGCTGCTTCTGCTGTAAATTAGCTTGCCTGTCATGATGTCTCATTACCCGTGTGTTTGTCCTTAATCAGGAGCTCgaggagaagaggaaggagaaggccaAGGTTGCGTATGAGAGGAGGAAGCAACTGGCTAAGCTCCGTGTCAAGGCTGAGAAGGCCGCTGAGGAGAAGCTGGGATCTCAGCTGGAGATTCTTGCACCGATCAAGTACTGAAGCTGTGTGTTTTTGTGCGTCACCAGTTTTGTGGAACATCTGGCCCCTTAATTTAAGTAGTTTGGTAAAACTTTGTGACAGTGTAATCTTAGTGGTAAAACGTGTTATCCATCACCTTCTGCGACTGTTATTTCAAACATTTTCTAGTCGAATGAACCGTTTCGTTTGTCAAGTGTCATTGGTGCATGCCTTGGTGGTTTTGCATTTGCCTGTCCATCTCGCTACTTGTCCTCTACATGTGCCTctagtttgcttgtgtttcGCTAATGTAGTTTGATTGTTCATCAGAATTTTCTCTGTTGTTCCTACTATTCCATTTTTTAAGTCCAATTTGGATCTTGTCTTGGCTCGACTCGATGTACTTCAAGCAGAGACGACCGAACCTACTACTGCGCTTGGGGCTTCACAAATTACAAATACCTTTGCCTGCTTATTTCATCACACTTAACAACTTTCGCCTGCTGCCCCGTTCCTGCCCCGATTCCTCGCTTCGCCCAAGCAGGTTGAGGAGCAGAAGGAAAACGAAGGCTTTCGATGCGATGAGCTGTAATTGTTTGGAAGGTTATAGAATGTTAGGGAAAATCTAAGAGGATCTCCAGCAGTCTTTCAATCCTCAATCCAAATATTATATTAGGAGATTCGAAAAAAAATAGTGCAGTCTCCTAAACATTTTTCTTTTCCCAATAATTATTGGAACAACCTAATAATTCACTCCAACTCTCTCCAAATAAATGAGGAGCTGTGATTCTTCCAATAAAGTAGTTGGATTGGGATGAGATTATTGGAAAACTGCAAAAACAACTACCCTAATAATTCTAAGATTACTATTGGGACATCTCTTAATACCAGTTATTGGGAAAGAATTATCAAGGGACCGTTGGAGATGGTCTAAGCGTCATTTCTGATGGCCTGGAAGGCTCGAAACATACGGGTATCTAGCTAAGGCTATTCTCGAATGCACATTTCATGTTTAGATTTTTAAGAATGTCTAGGCGATTAAATTGAAGCTTACAGAGAAATGTTTCATGTTTAGTTTTTTAAGAATGTCTAGGTAGCTCAAATGGCTGGTAGTCAGCTGGTTGGATTTTTTATGAAATCTGTTTGTCACTGAGGATTTAACAGGCGCTATATTTTTTTGTTACTAAGTATTTAACCGGTGCTATTCTTTCAGGATCTGAGTCCTCAACTCAgcatttgtatttttctaaattTGTTTATTTAAGAATTGATGCTGTTCTTTTAGGATCTATCAGTCAGACTTTTGGAGTTACTTATAGATGTAGGTTGGTTGTATACATGCGTGTCTGCATCTATAGATGTAGGTTGGTTGTATACGTGCGCGTCTGTATCTGGACGGTACAGTGTTTCGAAGAGAAAAATATCTATCTAAGATTATTCTTAAATAGGCATTTCATGTTTATATTTCCAAGAGTGCCACACAAGCAAGATGACATTTAATTTATAGTTGAAATAGCTTCACACCAACTATTGTTCTTTGTTTCCAAGATACAGGTTACATACACTATAtaattgaaagcatctaggcccctaattcatATTTTGGTAATTAATAACAATATTTATGGACTAAcgattttttttgagaaaatgagTTTAGGTTAGTCCATTGATAAATTAGAATTTATTAATGTTGTGAAACGTTTTGAAGATGATGTGCAAAGCATGGGCTAAAGGCAAAAGTATACAATagggttttctatttttgccAGTCAAAAGGTGCTTAGCGGATGAAAAATAACCGGATTAATAGGATAAATAGCTGTATTATCAAGAGGGGTCCTTGTGCCTTTGTTTGACCGTTCTCTAGTGCCATATTTTTCAAATATCTTTGTTGCATGCAAGAGGGCTAACAACGTTTTGAGAAAATGGTGACTTGGTTTCAAAAGTTGAGTTAACTGCCTAGTGCGGACGGTCCAGCCCAAATGGGCGGACGGTCCAGCCCAAAtgggcggacggtctgccactCCTTGGTAAACTTGACTAGAGACatgtttgtctctggtgggcGAAAATTGTGCagggcggacggtccgaccCTACTGGGAGGACAGTCCGCCCCTTGTTGAAAGTTTTGTCCAAAGGCTCTTGCATCTCGGTTTGGATCTAAACGCCAAGGGCGGATAGGCCCTTgtgggcggacggtctgccTCACTAATTTGAGTTTTTACATAGGCTAGTTTGGCTCTGTATGCGTTGAAggtttgaacggcggacggtccgcccctgggctgtggacggtccgccggtcacttgAAGAAAGTGTCCAGATACtttttcgtctctggtggtcaGGGTTTTTGTACGGCGGACGGTTCGCCAGGGCTGTAACATTCATCTCTGACACGCAAccattgcactctgactcatgggtttttgaatggcggacagtccggtttctatgaggcggacagtccgcaaaaactctgttttcacgggtttAGAGTGTATGACTAGATTTCGAGGGGACGCCTATATATATCTCATGCCCGACCATGAGAGGGCTCTCTTGGCCACTTTGAAAGCTTCCTTGACATATTTGAACTGGTCTTgccctctctctcactctttGCTTAGGGATTGCATTCTTatgagtgtgagagcatcctagtgtATTGCATCAAgggtttgagctttgtggcactagggaatcttcaagcaagcatcatcaacttgttactcttgagagttgccgctccctagatggCTTGGAGAATGTGATTTCGTGGAGCCCTCCGAGAAGATTGTTGAGGTGCCCCGAAATTGGTTGTGAGAGGTACTTGTGCTCACCTTGTCGGAgcggtgaagagcaactctagtggaatcgaggtttggAGAGGTtcattgattcaagccggctcaagatcaagagatttcttgatagaggagcagtTGACTCTTTGGATCTacctcaacatggattaggggtgaccggcaagtcatcgacaccatgagaaaaaattcttgtgtcaagcttggttattTCTCTAGCTCGTTTAAATTATTGCAATATACTTTGAGCACTTTACTAGAACTTGAATTGAGTCTTGTCATCTTAGGTCGCAAACCAAACTAGTGATAGTTGTTGCTAGACatcaggggcgaagctagaccACAAGAGCACCGGGGTCTGACGTAGAAGAGGACGGGTCATTAACAGCTAGCTACAGTAATTTGCActtattttctcaaaatttgtCGGGGCAGACCCCGATAACAAGCCTGAGCTCCGCCACTACTAGACATAGGAGCTCTCTTGTGTTTCTAATTAAATTTTTCTAGTGTTTGTGATTTTAGTTTTAAACCGcatattcaccccctctagtcggtgttcttgatcctacaataATATATCTTAAAATAGTATATGCGGGATTTTATGGTGACGAAACTTATTACACATCTCTCTTCATTAATTTTCACCATATCATTGAATTTGTTTATATGACACTCTATTTAATAAGAATGAAACTTCCATTCAGAATGGTCCGAGAAAACAACATTAGCTTGTTTAATTTACACCCAAACGTACCTAGAAAATTAGTTTCCAAATCATGCGGACTAGTTAGAATATTGGAGCATCCAACATTACCAAATTTGCCAACACATAccccattcaaaaaaaatgatcCAACACATagttctttttttcttcaaatttgccaAGCACGAGCCTCTCGTTTTAACACCCACACGCGATTAAGCGCTCAAACATGGATAAATTCGCTTCCATATCTAGGATAGTGAATCAACCTTCCAATGATCTTTCTTTTAAGAGAAGAGAGCTTTATTACTAGAATAGAAAGTGCATTACATTCCTGACACACACTAAAAAGTGCATTACATTCCCAACTAGAAAGAGAGCTACGAACCACCACACTGCTGAATGCGATTCCAATTAAGCCAGCTGTACAAGCTCATGGGCCACACCATTGCTCTCTCTTCTAGGGCCATCCCCGCAAAATTGGGGACCCTATGCCAATCTTTAAAATGAGGCCATGTGCCCTGGAAGAATGCAAGTTTTTTTAAGAGGAATGATAGAAGGCAAGTAGTAGGACATCAATAGCTTCAATCAAAAAAGCTTTATTTTGTATTTTGTTAATCAATGGTTACAAAAATTGTTAACAAAACTGTATATATGTAATAGTTGCATTGGGAAAACAATCATATCGCTTTAAAAAATTAGAATTTTTAACAAGGCCTATATTTCCTTTTGTAATGAAATCTCTCAAAGAAATCTCATCtcctatatatttttttagcatTAATGCATGTCAGATCTTTGATCTCTTTGAAGAGCAGCCTCGAAATTATCATAAGGAGATGAAAAGAACAAAGTTTAGAAAAACAAATCCCTACGTTGTCTAATTCATCTGAATTTTGAAGGACTTGGAGGTCAAATTGAAGAAAAACAAATCCCTATGTTATCTAATGGGTTTTGGAATATTAaatgacaacatgattaaaggatTAATGTTGTTGTTTGAGATATCATGAGCAGAAATTTATTCGTAGAAGATTTATCTTGTTGGCTCATGTATTATGGAttcaaataaaatgaaaatattgataaatgtcaagcAAAGAGTGAAGATAAACAAGGAATAAGTGTTTATGCAACCACAACAAATGGTTTCTATTCATGGCTTGACACATTTGGTAGATGATTTATCGCAAGTATGATtgcaaagcaaaacaagcaAGTCGTTGATCCCTTGATGCAAATGTTAGATTAACAAGTGATGGATCATCATGGAATCAATGTTTAAATATGATATTGCAAGGCTTCATGGAGCTATAATACAATGACATGATTTGGAATTACATATTGATCTTATCATTGGAAGCTTGCAATCCATGGAATATGTTTATTAATCAAGAACAAGCGATTAAATAATGTGACAAGTGGAATTCTTTGATATGCAAAGCTTAACTCAATGAGGTAAAGGTAAGTGGtgaagaaaccaaccgagatgactagtaCGAGAgactaagcaagctttggtgaaGCGACGGCATACAATGTGCGAATGGCTAGGGTGAAGTGGCTAGTATTAGTGGGGTTTTCGAATATCTAAGCCTTGTTGGGAGAAGCTATGCAATGAATCAAATAGTTTGGTTTGCGACCTAAGATGACTTTAGGTTACAAGGATAGATTTGCAAATGTGATGGGAAttctaagtcactagctcaagtatggatttgctcaagAGATGATTATGCAATATTGAAATCCCAAGGTTGACAAAGTCAAAGTATAGCAAGATTGAAGTGTTTTAGAGCTCAAGTGGTTGAATTGTATTCAATATCCACGGACACTGGTCGCTGGCTCGACAAGTTCATGGCGCGGTCGGTGGCCGGATCAATGAGGACGCAGCATCGGTCTCCACGACGCGCGACATGATGCAGGCGCCCCTGTGAGGCCGTGACGGAAATCGACAGCCGAGACGAGCcgcgcggggaggcggcgcgccGGGACGGCGAACAACGACGGCGCAGGCACGACCACCGAGAACGGGAACGCGTCGGCGAAGATCCTCCGGTGGCCCTTGTGGTGAGCGGAGGGCACGTCGCAAAGCGAGGGCCAATGCGTGAAGCAGACCGCGCGCGGGGGCGTGAGGCAGAGCGAGGGCTGACAAGGCTCCCTAGCCGTGGGCGAGCACCGCGGCCCCACGCACTCGCCCGAGCGCGCTGAGCCCGGCTCGATGCGCTTGCCCGTGCCCTGCTGTGCGCTGCCGCGGCCCCACGAGCTTGCCCGAGTGCTCTGAGTGCTGCTCGATGCGGCGCCGCTGCGTGGGCACCATGGCCCCCtgtgctcgccggagcgccgctgcACGGGTAGCACGGCCCTACGCGATcgcccgagcaccgccgcaTAGGACGAAGGGGAGGGCATGGCGCTGCAGAGAGggaagaaggagaggggagggggtggtgCTACAGGGAGGaaagggaggggagggcgcgACGGTGCGCTGcaggaagggaagaagaaatCGGCGTACCTCAGACAGGGTGAGGGAGAAATGGGGATGATGGTATTTTGGTCCAAATTTTTTGATAAGCACATCGAAGAGGTATGTAATGGCATGTTTCGAATAAATAGGAAATTATAATGGTACATTTCCGATATCGCGACTAGTAATGGTATATCTCAAAAATATTGAAAGGCCCTtgcttggttttggtaattgagtgacaatttAGATGGGCTAATAAgtatttatgttgagatacacaggtgattagtccacacaaaagacactagtatgagcaatatgtgccatggaggagaaatggctaagggttgatgctatgctcatgtAGTGTGATGAtggaactcattgcatatgagacatgacatggagtcatgtgaccaaagtggagaagatcatgACAAGACTTGGCTTAATGTACCGGTTGCAATggtgaagggcaagtcaagacTTTGAAGCGATGGatcgcgaggcggtgaagcttgggtaAGACTTGGCACCAATGGACCGAGgcgacggtgaagagcgagcaaggtcaagatcgatggatcaaagaggtcatgtgatgacatggagtggatcatatcattcaaggaagatcaagccaagtgttgactcatgatgatgatcaaaaggcttgatggagtttggtgcttgtgtggcatcaacatttgggaagatgaaatggaatgcgcaaagCAAaagtatgacttgtagggcatttcatttcaccggtcaaaggttgtgtagagaagtgcatgaccagaTTTAgaatagatggccgtactatcaagaggggcaaacttatttgcatatcggtcatctagtgccatttgggcgatctaacattgcgatgttgctaggatcgagtggcatagtgagatcaagtgaaaatcctttaaAAATGATTAtgaaaatgctaacacacatgcacatggtgttgttcacttggtgttgttggcacatttgc containing:
- the LOC120665777 gene encoding 60S ribosomal protein L13a-4-like; translation: MVSGSGVCAKRIVVDARHHMLGRLSSIIAKELLNGQKVVVVRCEEICMSGGLVRQKMKYLRFLRKRMNTKPSHGPIHFRAPAKILWRTIRGMIPHKTKRGEAALARLKTYEGVPPPYDRTKRMVIPDALKVLRLQPGHKYCLLGELSKEVGWNYHDTIRELEEKRKEKAKVAYERRKQLAKLRVKAEKAAEEKLGSQLEILAPIKY